Proteins from a genomic interval of Mycobacterium conspicuum:
- a CDS encoding SMP-30/gluconolactonase/LRE family protein, whose product MSTSATVSESLPAQPSRYGLPHPTEVAEGWRLERVTAPSRLFGANGLRTGMDGRIYIAQVTGSQISALDSATGQVEVVSAKGGEIVAPDDVAFDASGNLYATEVMDGRVSMRDRAGRTRVLRDDVPSANGITVHQGRLFIGECREGGRLLEFDLAGGPPRVLLDGVPSPNAMEVGPDGLLYFPVMGANEIWRIDLDGGEPKCVAKDLGVPDSVKFDPQGRIVSTQVASGQVLRIDPRSGEQQLLAQLNPGLDNCTFVGDRVLVSNFTGEITEIAPDGATRTVLPGGLNWPMDLAVGHDGRLYIADGTYFYTALPDGSLQTVGMLFSPGYPGFLRGVVSRGPGEFVVTTSGGQVGRYRPATSETDVLADGFDQLYGVALNAGAVVFAELGTGRVLSLTSGGVEVLATGLREPVGVATGPDGACLVAEAGAGRVVKVNGSKTAVLVADLARPQGICVRDGVLYVVDAGAKQLIAFDLDTGVRRTIASGLPVGPPPGVVAKPLKGMPPFSGPQGPFAGIAAAADGTLYVSADGDGSVLAVRPAREKP is encoded by the coding sequence ATGTCCACCTCAGCGACTGTCTCGGAGTCCCTGCCAGCGCAGCCCTCGCGGTATGGACTGCCCCATCCCACCGAGGTGGCCGAGGGCTGGCGACTCGAGCGGGTCACCGCCCCGAGTCGGCTGTTCGGCGCCAACGGGTTGCGCACCGGCATGGACGGCCGGATCTACATCGCGCAGGTGACCGGCAGCCAGATCAGCGCGCTGGATTCGGCCACCGGGCAGGTCGAGGTCGTCAGCGCCAAGGGCGGTGAGATCGTCGCCCCCGACGACGTCGCCTTCGACGCGAGCGGAAACCTGTACGCGACCGAGGTCATGGACGGCCGGGTCAGCATGCGCGACCGCGCCGGCCGTACCCGGGTGCTGCGCGACGACGTCCCGTCGGCCAACGGCATCACCGTTCACCAGGGCCGGTTGTTCATCGGTGAATGCCGCGAGGGCGGGCGCCTGCTCGAGTTCGACCTGGCCGGCGGGCCGCCCCGGGTGCTGCTGGACGGGGTACCGTCACCGAACGCGATGGAGGTGGGCCCGGACGGCCTGCTCTATTTCCCGGTGATGGGCGCCAACGAGATCTGGCGCATCGACCTCGACGGCGGCGAGCCCAAGTGTGTCGCAAAGGATCTCGGCGTGCCCGACTCGGTCAAATTCGATCCGCAGGGCCGCATCGTTTCCACCCAGGTGGCAAGCGGACAGGTGCTGCGCATCGATCCGCGCAGCGGCGAACAACAGCTGCTGGCCCAGCTGAACCCGGGGCTGGACAACTGCACCTTCGTCGGCGACCGGGTGCTGGTCTCCAACTTCACCGGCGAGATCACCGAGATAGCGCCCGACGGCGCGACCCGAACCGTGCTGCCCGGCGGGCTGAATTGGCCGATGGACTTGGCCGTGGGTCACGACGGTCGGCTTTACATCGCCGACGGCACGTATTTCTACACCGCGCTGCCGGACGGGTCGCTGCAGACGGTGGGGATGCTGTTCAGCCCGGGGTATCCCGGGTTCCTGCGCGGCGTCGTGTCGAGGGGCCCCGGCGAGTTCGTGGTGACGACCTCGGGCGGTCAGGTCGGCCGATACCGGCCCGCCACCAGCGAAACCGACGTGCTGGCAGACGGTTTCGACCAGCTCTACGGTGTCGCGCTCAACGCCGGTGCGGTGGTCTTCGCCGAGCTGGGGACGGGGCGAGTGCTCTCGCTGACGTCGGGCGGGGTCGAGGTTCTGGCCACCGGCCTGCGTGAGCCGGTCGGTGTCGCGACCGGCCCAGACGGGGCGTGCCTGGTGGCCGAGGCCGGTGCCGGTCGGGTGGTCAAGGTGAACGGCTCGAAGACCGCCGTGCTGGTCGCCGATCTCGCCCGCCCGCAAGGCATTTGCGTGCGCGATGGTGTGCTCTACGTCGTCGATGCCGGCGCCAAGCAGTTGATCGCGTTCGACCTCGACACCGGCGTTCGGCGCACCATCGCTTCGGGCCTGCCGGTCGGCCCGCCGCCGGGCGTGGTGGCCAAGCCGCTGAAAGGAATGCCGCCCTTTTCCGGGCCGCAGGGTCCGTTCGCCGGCATCGCCGCCGCGGCCGACGGGACGCTCTACGTCTCGGCCGACGGTGACGGCAGCGTCCTGGCGGTGCGCCCGGCACGGGAAAAACCCTGA
- a CDS encoding GntR family transcriptional regulator gives MSQAISSEHRYLQIARTLRKEIVDGVYPVGSQLPTEHQLCERFAVSRYTVREALRRLREDNLVASRPRAGTRVVPRPASSSYAQDAMSIDDLLEFAAGAQLSIESNEMVTIDDELTSRTGLEPGSQWLSVRGYRQADGAPVPLCRTEYYINRTFAAVGRLLQRHTGPIFPLIEDLFGVSISELHQEIAAVLLSAELADGLGVTPGTAALQMRRSYKTSDGEMAQLTINTHLSSNFRYAMTMRRVTGQAAG, from the coding sequence ATGTCGCAAGCCATTTCCAGCGAGCACCGCTACCTGCAGATCGCCCGGACTCTGCGCAAAGAGATCGTCGACGGGGTGTATCCGGTGGGCTCGCAGCTGCCCACCGAACACCAACTGTGCGAGCGGTTCGCGGTCAGTCGCTACACCGTCCGCGAGGCGCTGCGCCGGCTGCGCGAGGATAACCTGGTGGCGTCGCGACCGCGTGCGGGCACCCGGGTAGTTCCCCGACCGGCATCGAGTTCCTATGCGCAGGACGCGATGTCGATCGACGACCTGCTCGAGTTCGCCGCGGGCGCGCAGCTGAGCATCGAATCCAACGAGATGGTGACCATCGACGACGAACTCACCAGCCGCACCGGACTGGAGCCCGGCAGTCAGTGGCTTTCGGTGCGCGGATATCGGCAGGCAGACGGCGCACCGGTACCCCTGTGCCGCACCGAGTACTACATCAACCGCACTTTCGCCGCGGTTGGCAGGCTGCTGCAACGCCACACCGGACCGATCTTTCCGCTGATCGAGGATCTGTTCGGCGTCAGCATCTCCGAGCTGCACCAGGAAATCGCCGCGGTGCTGCTTTCCGCCGAACTGGCTGACGGCCTCGGCGTCACCCCGGGCACGGCGGCGCTGCAGATGCGGCGCAGCTATAAGACCTCCGACGGCGAGATGGCTCAGCTGACCATCAACACCCACTTGTCGTCGAACTTCCGCTACGCGATGACCATGCGCCGCGTGACCGGTCAAGCGGCCGGCTGA
- a CDS encoding AMP-binding protein, protein MIARARQDTAHAQQAYERGLWVPSTLADSLRAAAETTPQRTVLVDNHTRLDCATLYTQAVGLGVALMRRLPAGSTVSFMLPNWHEAAVIYLGATLAGMVVNPILPSLRDHDLRFILEDVETAMIFVPHQFGGHDYAAMLQRVTAAMSPAPEVVVLRGESAPHTPYSALLGQPPEAARLPALDPDAVHMVLYTSGTTGRAKGVLHSHNSIHALICQIRDQWNVEPGDTFLVPSPIAHIGGSIYAFECPLLLGTTAVLMDRWDPLRAVALMDTERCTHMAGATPFLQQLLSAAEDTGSRLPDLKVFICGGASVSPSLIRRAAQYFARAVVTRVYGCTEVPVATVGAPRPDEAGPAADTDGRAGIAEIEVVAHEGAPAGDGEICVRGPQMLLGYRHPEDEADSFDAAGFFRTGDLGRWVDENYLVVTGRAKDVIIRNGENISAKEVEDLLADHPGIAEIAVVGLPDPRTGERACAVIVRAGEAGEAGPDVADLLALLQSKGVAKFKAPEQVVIWDALPKNDAGKILKHRIRAELIQAGPQDG, encoded by the coding sequence GTGATCGCCCGAGCCCGCCAGGACACGGCACACGCGCAGCAGGCGTACGAGCGCGGGCTGTGGGTGCCCAGCACGTTGGCCGATTCGTTGCGCGCGGCCGCCGAGACCACGCCGCAGCGAACGGTATTGGTCGACAACCACACCCGGCTGGACTGCGCCACCCTCTACACGCAGGCCGTCGGGTTGGGCGTCGCCCTGATGCGGCGCCTGCCGGCCGGCAGCACCGTGTCGTTCATGCTGCCGAACTGGCATGAGGCCGCCGTCATCTACCTGGGCGCGACGCTGGCCGGGATGGTGGTGAACCCGATCCTGCCGTCGCTGCGCGACCACGACCTGCGCTTCATCCTCGAAGACGTCGAGACGGCGATGATCTTCGTCCCACACCAATTCGGCGGCCATGACTACGCCGCGATGCTGCAACGCGTGACCGCCGCGATGAGCCCGGCCCCCGAAGTGGTGGTGCTGCGCGGCGAATCCGCCCCGCACACGCCCTATTCCGCGCTGCTGGGCCAACCGCCGGAGGCCGCCCGGCTCCCGGCGCTGGATCCCGACGCCGTGCACATGGTCCTCTACACGTCCGGCACCACCGGGCGGGCGAAAGGCGTGCTGCACAGCCATAATTCGATCCACGCGCTGATCTGCCAGATCCGCGACCAGTGGAACGTCGAGCCGGGCGACACCTTCCTGGTCCCGTCGCCCATCGCCCACATCGGTGGCTCGATCTACGCCTTCGAATGCCCGCTGCTGCTGGGCACGACCGCGGTGCTGATGGACCGGTGGGATCCGTTGCGGGCGGTGGCGCTGATGGACACCGAGCGCTGCACCCATATGGCCGGGGCGACACCGTTTCTGCAGCAGCTGCTGTCCGCCGCCGAGGACACCGGCAGTCGCCTGCCCGACCTGAAGGTGTTCATCTGCGGCGGCGCCTCGGTGTCGCCGTCGCTGATCCGCCGCGCCGCACAATATTTCGCCCGGGCGGTGGTCACCCGCGTGTACGGCTGCACGGAGGTGCCCGTCGCGACCGTCGGCGCACCCCGGCCGGACGAAGCCGGCCCGGCGGCGGACACCGACGGACGGGCCGGCATCGCCGAAATCGAGGTCGTCGCCCACGAGGGCGCGCCGGCCGGCGACGGTGAGATCTGTGTGCGCGGCCCGCAGATGCTGCTGGGCTACCGGCATCCCGAAGACGAGGCCGACTCATTCGATGCCGCAGGATTTTTCCGCACCGGCGACCTCGGCCGCTGGGTCGACGAGAACTACCTCGTCGTGACCGGCCGCGCCAAGGACGTCATCATCCGCAACGGCGAGAATATCTCGGCCAAGGAAGTCGAGGACCTGCTCGCCGACCACCCCGGCATCGCCGAAATCGCGGTGGTCGGGCTGCCCGACCCGCGAACCGGAGAACGCGCGTGTGCCGTGATTGTGCGGGCCGGCGAGGCAGGCGAGGCCGGGCCGGACGTCGCCGACCTGCTCGCACTGTTGCAGAGCAAGGGCGTCGCGAAATTCAAAGCCCCTGAGCAGGTGGTCATTTGGGATGCGCTGCCCAAGAACGACGCGGGCAAGATCCTCAAACATCGGATCCGGGCCGAGTTGATACAGGCAGGGCCACAGGATGGATAA
- a CDS encoding SDR family NAD(P)-dependent oxidoreductase, which translates to MDNMQVAIVTGATSGIGLGCAKKLAETGMAVLGTGRDADRLAELEKSIGDPARVATLAVDLTHDDAPRRIVDLAVDRWGHVDFLINNAGVGGPKPVHETDDETLDYFLGLMLRAPFRLTREVLPHMGPGSAIINITSTFAVVGGMRGGAYSAAKGGLTALTTHIACQYGASGIRCNAVAPGVTVTPMVEKRLEDERFRKINTELTPHQRLGTIDDIASTVAFLCSPGASFINGQTIVVDGGWSSTKYMSDFALNSQWIAR; encoded by the coding sequence ATGGATAACATGCAGGTCGCTATCGTCACGGGCGCAACCAGTGGTATCGGTTTGGGCTGCGCGAAGAAGCTCGCCGAGACGGGGATGGCCGTCCTCGGTACCGGCCGCGACGCGGACCGACTGGCCGAGCTGGAAAAGTCCATCGGCGACCCGGCGCGGGTCGCGACCCTGGCCGTGGACCTGACCCACGACGACGCGCCCCGGCGCATCGTCGACCTGGCCGTCGATCGGTGGGGCCACGTCGACTTCTTGATCAACAACGCCGGCGTCGGCGGTCCCAAACCGGTGCACGAAACCGACGACGAAACACTGGACTACTTCCTGGGATTGATGCTGCGGGCCCCGTTCCGACTGACGCGTGAGGTGCTGCCGCACATGGGGCCGGGCTCGGCGATCATCAACATCACCTCGACTTTCGCCGTCGTGGGCGGCATGCGCGGCGGCGCCTACTCGGCGGCCAAAGGCGGGTTGACCGCGCTGACGACCCACATCGCCTGCCAGTACGGCGCATCCGGCATCCGCTGCAACGCCGTCGCGCCCGGTGTGACGGTCACGCCGATGGTCGAGAAGCGACTGGAGGACGAGCGGTTCCGCAAGATCAACACCGAGCTGACGCCGCACCAGCGGCTGGGCACCATCGACGACATCGCCAGCACGGTCGCATTCTTGTGCTCACCGGGCGCGAGCTTCATCAATGGCCAGACGATCGTCGTCGACGGCGGTTGGAGCTCGACGAAGTACATGTCGGATTTCGCGCTGAACTCGCAATGGATCGCGCGGTGA
- a CDS encoding LLM class flavin-dependent oxidoreductase: MRVSPAAFVRTTLPLNLSALAELDTGRYHSIWLPDHMVSFWPDALWTPEFTDLATASPSPHRHLDGMAVAAAAAVLTDTVPLATSVVDTVRRHPASLAQTALTIDHLSRGRFILGLGSGESENIVPYGFDFTRPVSRFEEALRVIRLLWDSDGPVDFDGRFYQLKRARLDAEPYDGRFPPIWIGASGPRMLDIVGRYADGWWPAGAWTPEHYAEMLGTIRQSADRAGRDPAAITPCYVQVCLIGEDYDALARIVDAPLVRSFLLQVSAEVLRGFGFDHPMGEDWGGFHDIDPTTLTRERIVDFLDRVEPEAILAVVPHGTPHQVAQIIKSYVDAGLRVPKILDYGAMAGLEFSAASAANVRKTEDELLALCGARP, translated from the coding sequence GTGAGGGTTTCGCCCGCCGCCTTTGTGCGCACGACGCTCCCGCTGAACCTGTCGGCCCTGGCTGAGCTCGACACCGGCCGGTACCACTCGATCTGGCTGCCCGATCACATGGTGAGCTTTTGGCCCGACGCGCTGTGGACACCCGAATTCACCGACCTGGCAACGGCTTCGCCCTCGCCGCACCGCCACCTCGACGGCATGGCGGTCGCCGCTGCGGCCGCCGTGCTGACCGACACGGTGCCGCTGGCCACCAGTGTCGTGGACACGGTGCGACGGCACCCGGCCTCGCTGGCACAAACCGCGCTGACCATCGACCATCTGTCCCGGGGGCGATTCATCCTCGGCCTCGGCAGCGGCGAAAGCGAAAACATCGTGCCCTACGGGTTCGACTTCACCCGACCGGTCAGCCGCTTCGAGGAGGCGCTGCGGGTCATCCGTCTGCTCTGGGACAGCGACGGCCCGGTGGACTTCGACGGCCGGTTCTACCAACTGAAGCGCGCCCGGCTGGACGCCGAGCCCTACGACGGCCGCTTCCCGCCGATCTGGATCGGTGCCAGCGGGCCGCGGATGCTCGATATCGTCGGGCGCTACGCCGACGGCTGGTGGCCCGCCGGGGCCTGGACCCCCGAGCACTACGCCGAGATGCTCGGCACCATAAGGCAATCCGCGGATCGGGCCGGCCGGGACCCGGCGGCGATCACGCCGTGCTATGTCCAGGTGTGTCTGATCGGCGAGGACTACGACGCCCTCGCGCGGATCGTCGACGCACCCTTGGTGCGCTCCTTCCTGCTGCAGGTTTCGGCGGAAGTGTTGCGCGGGTTCGGCTTTGACCATCCGATGGGCGAAGACTGGGGCGGTTTTCACGATATCGACCCGACGACGCTGACGCGCGAGCGGATCGTCGACTTCCTGGACCGCGTCGAGCCCGAAGCGATCCTGGCGGTCGTGCCGCACGGCACGCCGCACCAGGTCGCCCAAATCATCAAGTCGTATGTGGATGCGGGGCTGCGCGTGCCCAAGATCCTGGATTACGGCGCGATGGCCGGGCTGGAATTCAGCGCGGCATCGGCGGCCAATGTACGCAAGACGGAGGATGAATTGCTTGCTTTGTGTGGAGCTCGGCCATGA
- a CDS encoding sulfotransferase family protein, with product MIATLDASAMLARAQAETGLDDYGDPTLPERFTLAVEHLNGIGLDANGIDQAQGVCHWLLTSRLEFIEDRRRYPIAAEVIDRPMFVTGEPRSGTTLMHALMAVDPDARALRFWEVMYPSPPPAVGGPDDPRRARADADWREINAKMPKWLLSHPYNDMLGDGLPEDERTWAFDFRVMTPTAWWRVPMQTLVGGLPTDAAAQYRLHRAMLQQCQYDRPRKYWVLKGFHGFRLQEFFDCYPDANLLWLHRDPVQVAASRTMMMADILDGIVGPIDLAVEAKKHLEMTRASIANTMTNPLVDDPRILHIPYTEFIADPVATVGRYYAFCGRTLTSQAERAMRDYLAYNRGDRYGKFRYSTSLLTDIGENLDDLHAEFAPFRERFGVSIEQRD from the coding sequence ATGATCGCGACCCTCGACGCGTCCGCGATGCTCGCTCGTGCGCAGGCCGAGACGGGGCTGGACGACTACGGTGATCCGACGCTGCCGGAGCGGTTCACGTTGGCCGTCGAGCACCTCAACGGTATCGGCTTGGACGCCAACGGCATTGACCAAGCCCAGGGTGTTTGTCATTGGCTGCTGACGTCGCGGCTGGAGTTCATCGAGGACCGCCGCCGCTATCCGATCGCCGCCGAGGTGATCGACCGGCCGATGTTCGTCACCGGCGAACCGCGCTCGGGCACCACGCTGATGCACGCGCTGATGGCGGTGGACCCGGACGCGCGCGCGCTGCGATTCTGGGAAGTGATGTACCCGTCGCCGCCCCCCGCCGTCGGTGGGCCGGACGATCCGCGCCGGGCCCGCGCCGACGCCGACTGGCGCGAGATCAACGCGAAGATGCCCAAATGGCTGCTGAGCCATCCGTACAACGACATGCTCGGCGACGGCCTGCCCGAGGACGAGCGGACCTGGGCCTTCGACTTTCGCGTGATGACCCCGACGGCATGGTGGCGGGTTCCGATGCAGACGCTGGTGGGCGGGTTGCCGACGGATGCCGCCGCGCAATACCGTCTGCACAGGGCGATGCTGCAACAGTGCCAGTACGACCGGCCCCGGAAATACTGGGTGCTGAAGGGATTTCACGGATTCCGCCTGCAGGAGTTCTTCGACTGCTATCCCGACGCGAATCTGCTGTGGTTGCATCGCGACCCGGTTCAGGTCGCGGCGTCGCGCACGATGATGATGGCGGACATCCTCGACGGTATCGTCGGGCCGATCGACCTCGCGGTCGAGGCGAAAAAGCACCTCGAGATGACCCGCGCCAGCATTGCCAACACCATGACCAACCCACTCGTGGACGACCCACGGATCCTGCACATCCCTTATACCGAGTTCATCGCCGACCCGGTCGCGACCGTGGGCCGCTATTACGCGTTTTGCGGTCGAACCCTCACCAGCCAGGCCGAGAGGGCGATGCGTGATTACCTGGCCTACAACCGCGGCGACCGCTACGGGAAGTTCCGATACTCCACCAGCCTGCTGACCGATATCGGGGAGAACCTCGACGATCTGCACGCGGAATTCGCGCCGTTCCGGGAGCGGTTCGGAGTCAGCATCGAACAGCGCGACTGA